One window from the genome of Methanoculleus sp. 7T encodes:
- the thiC gene encoding phosphomethylpyrimidine synthase ThiC → MGLIEDAKRGVITEEMRIVAAAEGVTEDFVRRGVAEGHIVIPVSPYRKVKICGIGEGLRTKVNASIGTSSDIVDVDMEVEKARQAERAGADTLMELSTGGDFAEIRRRVVEATTLSVGSVPLYQAFIEAARKHGAVVHMEEDDLFRITAEQAKLGTNFMAIHTGINYETMKRLQNQGRHGGLVSRGGAFMTAWMLHNEKENPLYAEFDYLVEILKEHEVTLSFGNGMRAGAVHDATDRAQIQELLINAELADKAHAAGVQAIIEGPGHIPVDEIETNVVLQKRVTNRKPFYMLGPLVTDIAPGYDDRVAAIGAALSSSYGADFICYVTPAEHLALPTAEEVYEGVISSRIAAHVGDMIKLKKRDADLEMGHARRDLDWERQFAVAINPERARAIRAERMPADADACTMCGDYCALKIVGRHFNF, encoded by the coding sequence ATGGGTCTCATAGAAGACGCAAAGCGAGGCGTCATCACCGAGGAGATGCGAATCGTCGCAGCAGCGGAAGGTGTAACTGAAGATTTCGTCAGGCGCGGCGTGGCCGAAGGCCACATCGTCATTCCGGTCTCTCCCTATCGGAAGGTAAAGATCTGCGGCATCGGCGAAGGGCTCCGCACGAAGGTCAACGCGAGCATCGGCACGTCGTCGGATATCGTCGACGTCGATATGGAGGTCGAGAAGGCCCGGCAGGCCGAGCGTGCCGGTGCCGATACGCTGATGGAACTCTCCACCGGCGGCGACTTCGCAGAGATCCGGCGCCGGGTCGTCGAGGCGACCACCCTCTCGGTCGGGTCGGTCCCGCTCTACCAGGCGTTCATCGAGGCCGCCCGGAAGCACGGGGCGGTCGTCCATATGGAAGAGGACGACCTCTTCCGGATTACGGCGGAGCAGGCGAAGCTCGGGACCAACTTCATGGCGATCCATACCGGGATCAACTATGAGACGATGAAGCGCCTGCAGAACCAGGGGCGGCACGGCGGGCTCGTCTCTCGGGGCGGGGCCTTCATGACGGCCTGGATGCTCCACAACGAGAAGGAGAACCCGCTCTACGCCGAATTCGACTACCTTGTCGAGATCTTAAAAGAGCACGAGGTCACGCTCTCGTTCGGCAACGGCATGCGGGCGGGCGCGGTCCACGACGCCACCGACCGTGCCCAGATCCAAGAACTGCTCATCAACGCGGAACTCGCCGACAAGGCGCATGCGGCTGGCGTGCAGGCGATCATCGAGGGGCCGGGGCATATCCCGGTCGACGAGATCGAGACCAACGTCGTTCTGCAGAAGCGGGTCACGAACCGGAAGCCCTTCTATATGCTCGGGCCCCTGGTCACCGATATCGCGCCCGGCTACGACGACCGGGTGGCCGCGATCGGGGCCGCGCTCTCCTCCTCCTACGGCGCCGACTTTATCTGCTACGTGACGCCGGCCGAGCACCTAGCGCTCCCCACGGCCGAGGAGGTCTACGAGGGCGTCATCAGTTCGAGGATCGCCGCCCACGTCGGCGACATGATCAAACTCAAGAAGCGGGACGCCGACCTCGAGATGGGGCACGCCCGCCGCGACCTCGACTGGGAGCGGCAGTTTGCGGTCGCGATCAACCCCGAACGCGCCCGGGCGATCAGGGCCGAGCGGATGCCGGCAGACGCCGATGCCTGCACGATGTGCGGGGACTACTGTGCGTTGAAGATCGTCGGCCGCCACTTCAACTTCTGA
- a CDS encoding pyridoxamine 5'-phosphate oxidase family protein — MAEFIMPTKLMEYFNKQPRIGVLSTSNKNGKVDAAVFGSPQMTDEKTVVVALGKNRTFEYLQENPNAVFTIVEQGETIMDWKGVRVYLRMKGYATSGEMLDAYKRGIARVVGEEAAAMVHAVVTFDVGEVRPLVDMGQGWERSI, encoded by the coding sequence ATGGCAGAGTTCATTATGCCGACCAAATTGATGGAGTACTTTAACAAACAACCGAGGATCGGCGTCCTCAGCACCTCAAACAAAAACGGCAAGGTCGATGCGGCGGTCTTCGGCTCGCCGCAGATGACCGATGAGAAGACCGTCGTTGTAGCCTTGGGAAAGAACCGCACGTTCGAGTACCTGCAGGAGAACCCGAACGCCGTCTTCACCATCGTGGAGCAGGGTGAGACGATCATGGACTGGAAGGGAGTTAGGGTCTACCTGAGGATGAAGGGGTATGCGACGTCGGGGGAGATGCTGGACGCCTACAAGAGAGGGATCGCCCGCGTCGTGGGCGAGGAGGCGGCGGCGATGGTCCATGCCGTGGTGACGTTCGATGTCGGTGAGGTGCGGCCTCTCGTCGATATGGGCCAGGGCTGGGAGAGATCAATTTGA
- a CDS encoding ABC transporter permease, with product MPDLLEEISYDLGAAWAIARKDMKIYYLKSSILVSSLLFPFVMFLAFAIGRSAPPGTLIPGLLAITLLFSASSIEPVSIPIERRTKTFDRLLSAPVSVRAIVLGASLSGAIFASAIGVATAAIGMVAFRTGPIHIAALLLGLALTSLCFSTMGTLFAAYRTENVGEVMSLLNLVRLPLLFISGVFIPIASMPAWGQSIALLSPLTYAHDLILFAFDGTTLFGPLPDTAILVLAIILFQAVGVLLYQRSRE from the coding sequence ATGCCGGACTTGCTTGAAGAGATCTCCTATGATCTCGGCGCCGCATGGGCGATAGCGAGGAAGGACATGAAGATCTACTACCTCAAATCCTCTATCCTGGTATCCAGTCTGCTCTTTCCGTTCGTGATGTTCCTCGCCTTCGCCATAGGGAGGAGCGCTCCGCCGGGAACCCTGATCCCCGGCCTCCTTGCCATCACCCTCCTCTTCAGCGCCTCTTCCATCGAGCCGGTCTCCATCCCCATCGAACGGAGGACGAAGACCTTCGACCGCCTCCTCTCCGCCCCGGTATCGGTTCGGGCGATCGTCCTCGGGGCGAGCCTGAGCGGCGCGATATTCGCGTCGGCGATCGGTGTCGCGACGGCCGCGATCGGTATGGTCGCCTTCCGCACCGGACCTATCCACATCGCGGCGCTCCTTCTCGGGCTCGCGCTCACCTCGCTCTGTTTCTCGACGATGGGCACGCTCTTCGCCGCCTACCGCACGGAGAACGTGGGCGAGGTGATGTCGCTCTTGAACCTCGTCCGCCTGCCCCTTCTCTTCATCAGCGGGGTCTTCATCCCCATCGCGAGCATGCCGGCATGGGGGCAGAGCATTGCTCTCCTCTCTCCCCTCACCTACGCTCACGACCTGATACTCTTTGCGTTCGACGGAACGACCCTCTTCGGCCCGCTCCCTGATACCGCCATTCTGGTGCTGGCGATCATCCTCTTCCAGGCCGTCGGGGTCCTCCTCTACCAGAGGTCACGGGAGTAG
- a CDS encoding ABC transporter ATP-binding protein, whose amino-acid sequence MNAIEVIDLTKRFGENIAVNGIRFEVREGETFGFLGPNGAGKTTTIRMLTGMTGITSGRALIHGHDIVRDTLAAKRLMGVVSETSNVYDELSAWDNLIFTGRLYHLGKAEILRNARDLLETFGLYERRHEPAEAFSKGMKRRLTLAMGLMNRPRILFLDEPTSGLDVQSRRLIRDVIQDLARGNVTIFLTTHDIEEANVTCDRVAIINRGTIAGIDAPEKLKQTFESLQSVEVSFDAAGPGLLEALRTLPQVNAVRKEGDKFRLYTADPPEVLGSLCVFAKERNLRPISVTTHGPSLEDVFIRLTGLSVGTNKETGGADAGLA is encoded by the coding sequence ATGAACGCAATCGAGGTGATCGACCTCACCAAACGGTTCGGCGAGAACATCGCCGTGAACGGCATCAGGTTCGAGGTGAGGGAGGGAGAGACGTTCGGGTTTCTCGGCCCGAACGGTGCGGGCAAGACCACCACCATCAGGATGCTCACCGGCATGACCGGCATCACGAGCGGCCGTGCCCTGATCCACGGCCACGACATCGTCCGCGACACCCTGGCCGCAAAAAGGCTGATGGGCGTCGTCTCCGAGACGTCAAACGTCTATGATGAGCTCTCCGCCTGGGACAACCTTATCTTCACCGGCCGGCTCTACCACCTCGGGAAGGCGGAGATTCTGAGGAACGCCCGGGACCTCCTCGAGACCTTCGGCCTCTACGAGCGGCGCCACGAGCCTGCAGAGGCGTTCTCGAAGGGGATGAAGCGCCGCCTGACGCTTGCCATGGGGCTCATGAACAGACCAAGGATCCTCTTCCTCGACGAACCCACGTCCGGGCTTGACGTCCAGAGCCGGCGGCTCATCAGGGACGTAATCCAGGACCTCGCACGGGGGAACGTCACCATCTTCCTGACGACCCATGACATCGAGGAGGCGAACGTCACCTGCGACCGGGTCGCCATCATCAACCGGGGAACGATCGCGGGTATTGATGCGCCCGAAAAGTTGAAGCAGACTTTCGAGAGCCTCCAGTCGGTCGAGGTCTCCTTCGATGCCGCGGGGCCCGGTCTCCTCGAGGCGCTCAGGACGCTCCCACAAGTTAACGCGGTCCGGAAAGAGGGGGATAAGTTCCGGCTCTACACCGCCGACCCCCCGGAGGTTCTCGGCTCTCTCTGTGTGTTTGCAAAGGAGCGGAACCTGCGCCCCATCAGCGTCACCACCCACGGACCGAGCCTAGAGGACGTCTTCATCCGCCTCACGGGGCTCTCCGTCGGCACGAACAAGGAGACGGGAGGAGCCGATGCCGGACTTGCTTGA
- a CDS encoding ATP-dependent 6-phosphofructokinase, producing the protein MKRIGILTSGGDAPGMNACIRAAVRTALANDLVIVGIRRGYTGLIGADTIPLDRAAIRNTIHLGGTILETSRNPDFYTREGRLRAAAAIEWMDLDGVVLIGGEGTFHGASLLAADADTAPLIGVPGSIDNDVYGTDYCIGFDTAANCAVEAIDRIRDTARSHERLFFIEVMGRTAGFLALESGVAGGAEELVIPEEEASVARMSEHIREGFSIGKKSAIVVVAEGKTPGVSFQIARDIKKRLNVDSRVVVLGHLQRGGPPTLRDRVLGSALGVAAVEALLDGRSGCMVGEIRGDLACTPLEETWQKKKPLNETLRRIFAILSG; encoded by the coding sequence ATGAAACGCATCGGCATCCTAACGAGCGGCGGCGACGCCCCGGGCATGAACGCCTGCATCCGGGCGGCGGTGCGGACCGCGCTTGCAAACGACCTCGTCATCGTCGGGATACGCCGGGGGTATACCGGGCTCATCGGCGCCGATACGATACCGCTGGACCGGGCTGCGATCCGAAACACCATCCATCTCGGCGGCACCATCCTTGAGACCTCTCGGAACCCGGACTTCTACACGAGGGAAGGGAGGCTTCGGGCAGCGGCGGCCATCGAGTGGATGGACCTCGACGGCGTGGTCCTGATCGGAGGCGAGGGTACGTTCCACGGCGCAAGCCTGCTTGCCGCCGATGCCGATACGGCGCCGCTCATCGGGGTCCCGGGGAGCATCGACAACGACGTTTACGGGACCGACTACTGCATCGGGTTCGATACGGCGGCAAACTGCGCGGTCGAGGCGATCGACCGCATCCGCGACACGGCACGGTCACACGAGCGGCTCTTCTTCATCGAGGTGATGGGGCGCACGGCAGGGTTCTTGGCGCTCGAGAGCGGTGTCGCCGGCGGCGCCGAGGAACTGGTCATCCCGGAAGAAGAGGCATCAGTCGCCCGGATGAGCGAGCACATCCGCGAGGGGTTTTCCATCGGGAAGAAGAGCGCGATTGTTGTGGTGGCTGAGGGAAAGACGCCCGGCGTCTCCTTCCAGATTGCCAGAGACATCAAAAAGCGCCTCAACGTTGACTCCCGGGTCGTCGTCCTCGGGCACCTCCAGCGGGGCGGGCCGCCGACGCTCCGCGACCGGGTGCTCGGGAGCGCCCTCGGTGTGGCCGCCGTCGAGGCGCTGCTCGACGGCCGAAGCGGGTGCATGGTGGGAGAGATCCGGGGAGACCTCGCATGCACCCCGCTCGAAGAGACCTGGCAGAAGAAGAAACCGCTTAACGAGACCTTACGGCGGATATTCGCCATCCTCTCCGGGTAA
- a CDS encoding phosphoglycerate kinase — translation MQKMITRRKKTIKDIDVRGKQVLVRADFNVPLNEDGTIADDTRIRASLPTIRYLCERDARVILCSHLDRPQGTVVERLRLALVANRLSVLLDRPVAALHDCIGPEVESAVAAMSGGDIVLLENLRFHPEEKADDPAFAENLSRLAEVYVNDAFGASHRAHASIVGVPEHLPAVAGLLLAKELDAFARVLQNPERPFAAVIGGAKVSDKLGVLENIIPRVDLLLIGGGMAATFLASRGYGTGASTVETDRLDDVERISAKAAELGVRLLLPRDVVVAESLDSGTRARVVPASEIPDDLIIADIGPEAASEFCRELAECRTVVWNGPMGVFEVPEFAEGTRRVAATLANLHGTTVIGGGSTADAVTRFGLADKMTHVSTGGGAALTMLAGKPLPGVEALEEAEEP, via the coding sequence ATGCAGAAGATGATAACGAGACGGAAGAAGACCATCAAGGATATCGATGTGAGAGGGAAACAGGTGCTTGTCCGCGCCGATTTCAACGTACCGCTCAACGAAGACGGCACAATCGCCGACGACACCCGTATCCGGGCCAGTCTACCGACGATCCGCTACCTCTGCGAGCGGGACGCACGGGTCATCCTCTGCTCCCACTTGGACCGGCCGCAGGGGACCGTCGTAGAGCGGTTGCGTCTCGCCCTTGTGGCAAACCGACTCTCCGTGCTCCTCGACCGGCCGGTCGCCGCGCTCCACGACTGCATCGGCCCGGAGGTCGAGAGCGCTGTAGCCGCGATGAGCGGCGGAGACATCGTCCTCCTTGAGAACCTCAGGTTCCACCCGGAAGAGAAGGCGGACGACCCCGCCTTCGCAGAGAACCTCTCCCGCCTCGCCGAGGTCTACGTCAACGACGCCTTCGGGGCCTCTCACCGGGCTCACGCCTCGATCGTGGGTGTTCCGGAGCACCTGCCGGCAGTTGCCGGGCTTTTGCTCGCAAAGGAACTGGATGCGTTCGCGCGCGTCCTGCAGAACCCCGAACGGCCGTTTGCGGCCGTGATCGGCGGGGCCAAGGTGAGCGACAAACTGGGCGTCCTTGAAAACATCATCCCGAGGGTGGACCTCCTCCTCATCGGAGGCGGCATGGCGGCGACGTTTCTTGCGAGCCGGGGCTACGGGACCGGTGCATCGACCGTCGAGACCGATCGACTCGACGACGTTGAGCGGATCTCCGCGAAGGCAGCGGAACTCGGCGTTCGCCTCCTCCTGCCCCGCGACGTCGTCGTCGCCGAGAGTCTTGATTCAGGCACCAGAGCCCGGGTAGTGCCCGCCTCGGAGATCCCCGACGACCTCATCATCGCCGACATCGGGCCCGAGGCCGCAAGCGAGTTCTGCCGGGAACTTGCAGAATGCCGGACCGTCGTCTGGAACGGCCCGATGGGGGTCTTCGAGGTCCCGGAGTTTGCGGAAGGAACCCGCCGGGTCGCTGCGACCCTCGCCAACCTCCACGGCACCACGGTCATCGGCGGCGGTTCGACCGCTGATGCAGTGACCCGGTTCGGGCTTGCCGATAAGATGACCCACGTCTCGACGGGCGGCGGGGCCGCGCTCACGATGCTTGCGGGAAAGCCGCTTCCGGGCGTGGAGGCGCTCGAAGAGGCGGAGGAGCCATGA
- the gpmA gene encoding 2,3-diphosphoglycerate-dependent phosphoglycerate mutase, translated as MVELILLRHGESLWNRENRFTGWTDVDLSPHGIEEAHRAAALLDDGGYTFRVAYTSVLKRAIRTLWIVMDDLDLMYVPVHRSWRLNEKSYGALQGLNKQETAENYGAEQVRLWRRAYDVRPPPLSRDDPRHPRFDPRYADLDPESLPATESLRDTLERVLPYWGSHITVGLRQGSPVLVAAHGNSLRALVKYLDGIPDDEIAGLNIPTGYPLIYELDGDLKAVRHYYLGDPEEVVAAARGVARQAGPG; from the coding sequence ATGGTAGAGTTGATCCTGCTACGGCATGGTGAGAGTCTCTGGAACAGGGAGAATCGGTTCACGGGCTGGACCGATGTGGACCTCTCCCCCCACGGCATAGAAGAGGCCCACCGGGCGGCGGCGCTCCTCGACGACGGCGGGTATACGTTCCGCGTCGCCTACACCTCAGTCCTGAAGCGGGCCATTCGGACGCTCTGGATCGTCATGGACGACCTCGACCTCATGTACGTCCCGGTGCACCGGTCGTGGCGTCTGAACGAGAAGAGTTACGGCGCTCTGCAGGGCTTAAACAAGCAGGAGACCGCCGAGAACTACGGTGCGGAGCAGGTGCGCCTCTGGCGCAGGGCATACGACGTGCGGCCGCCGCCGCTCTCGCGGGACGACCCAAGGCACCCGCGGTTTGACCCCCGTTACGCCGACTTGGATCCCGAGAGCCTCCCTGCGACCGAGTCCCTGCGCGACACGCTTGAGCGGGTGCTCCCGTACTGGGGGAGCCACATCACGGTGGGCCTCCGGCAGGGCTCGCCGGTTCTCGTAGCCGCCCACGGGAACAGCCTCAGAGCCCTCGTCAAGTATCTGGACGGGATCCCGGACGACGAGATCGCGGGCCTCAACATCCCCACCGGCTACCCCCTCATCTATGAACTGGACGGCGACCTGAAAGCCGTCAGGCACTATTACTTAGGCGACCCGGAGGAGGTCGTGGCGGCCGCCCGGGGCGTGGCCAGGCAGGCAGGGCCGGGGTAA
- the gap gene encoding type I glyceraldehyde-3-phosphate dehydrogenase: protein MKKVAINGFGRIGRKVLYNYLTDAPGNIEIVAVNDPNPLDELAYLMKYDSVHGRAPFPVEAGPDHLRFGSKEVRVLGERDPTRLPWNELGVDMVLECTGRFTERAASAKHLDAGAARVVISAPSPDADLTVVLGVNESAYDPAKHTIVSNASCTTNALAPAAKVLNDSFGVERLMATAIHAYTATQALVDRATKKPRRGRAAAVSLIPTSTGAAVATTHVLPELTGKMDAIAIRAPIPDGSVVDIVADLKRDATGDAVNAAMKQAAEGHMKGFLAYTDDPIVSADIVGDPHSGVVDGRSTSVVGGRMARVLVWYDNEFAYAKRLVDIASYMASRE from the coding sequence ATGAAGAAAGTTGCCATAAACGGGTTCGGACGGATCGGGCGGAAGGTCCTCTACAACTACTTGACCGATGCACCGGGGAATATCGAGATCGTCGCGGTAAACGACCCAAATCCGCTGGATGAACTCGCCTACCTGATGAAATACGACTCGGTCCACGGGCGGGCGCCCTTCCCGGTCGAGGCCGGCCCTGACCATCTCAGGTTCGGGTCGAAGGAAGTGCGGGTCCTAGGTGAGAGAGACCCTACACGCCTCCCGTGGAACGAACTCGGCGTGGATATGGTGCTTGAATGCACGGGACGCTTCACCGAACGGGCGGCCTCCGCAAAGCACCTGGATGCCGGGGCTGCACGGGTCGTCATCAGCGCACCTTCGCCCGATGCAGACCTGACGGTCGTGCTCGGCGTCAACGAGAGCGCCTACGACCCCGCAAAGCATACCATCGTCTCGAACGCCTCCTGCACGACCAACGCGCTTGCGCCGGCGGCGAAGGTGCTCAACGACTCGTTCGGCGTCGAACGGCTGATGGCGACGGCGATCCATGCCTACACCGCCACCCAAGCGCTGGTCGACCGTGCCACAAAAAAGCCGCGCCGGGGACGTGCCGCGGCTGTCTCGCTCATCCCGACATCGACCGGCGCCGCCGTCGCCACCACCCACGTCCTCCCTGAACTCACCGGGAAGATGGACGCGATAGCGATCCGGGCCCCCATCCCCGACGGGTCGGTCGTCGACATCGTCGCAGACCTGAAGCGGGATGCGACAGGAGATGCAGTGAACGCCGCGATGAAGCAGGCGGCAGAGGGGCACATGAAGGGGTTCCTCGCGTACACCGATGACCCGATCGTCTCGGCCGATATCGTCGGGGACCCGCACTCCGGGGTCGTCGACGGGAGGTCCACGAGCGTCGTCGGCGGGCGGATGGCCCGGGTTCTGGTCTGGTACGACAACGAGTTTGCGTACGCGAAAAGGCTGGTCGACATCGCCTCCTACATGGCTTCGCGGGAGTGA
- a CDS encoding NAD(P)-dependent oxidoreductase: MIKLVFFDLDEHEQDVVRDTFARESGYEVDLHSDALTSENASLAHDADGIGVFVTSHVTRDVLGRLPHLKVIAAMSTGYDHIDVDACRERKIAVCNVPLYGDTTVAEFAFGLILALARRFRPTFARTARGDFSRTGLQGMDLAGKTLGLIGTGRIGSHLARIAHAAGMNVIAYDLRPNPDLTRDYGVRYLDLDDLLRQADVISLHVPYTKATHHLINAERLRLVKDTALLINTSRGGVVDIRAVAGALREGRLGGVALDTFEGEQVWIEEEFSGTGEPPAAELKEALESFAILHSDRAILSPHNAFNTREALGRILATSIENITAFFAGNPQNIVAETYLVPATPPAGGGRA; this comes from the coding sequence ATGATAAAACTGGTCTTCTTCGACCTCGACGAGCACGAACAGGACGTGGTCAGGGACACCTTCGCCCGCGAGAGCGGCTACGAGGTCGACCTGCACTCTGATGCGCTCACGAGCGAGAACGCATCCCTCGCCCACGACGCCGACGGTATCGGGGTCTTCGTCACGTCGCACGTCACCCGTGACGTCCTCGGCCGCCTGCCGCATCTCAAGGTAATCGCCGCCATGTCCACCGGGTACGACCATATCGACGTTGACGCCTGCCGGGAGAGGAAGATCGCCGTCTGCAACGTGCCGCTCTACGGCGACACCACCGTGGCAGAGTTCGCGTTCGGGCTCATCCTCGCCCTCGCCCGGAGGTTCAGGCCTACGTTTGCGCGAACTGCCCGGGGTGACTTTTCCCGGACCGGTCTCCAAGGCATGGACCTCGCCGGAAAGACCCTCGGCCTGATCGGGACCGGGCGCATTGGGTCGCACCTCGCCCGCATCGCCCACGCGGCGGGGATGAACGTGATCGCCTACGACCTGCGGCCGAACCCGGACCTCACCCGGGACTACGGCGTCCGCTACCTAGACCTCGACGACCTCCTCCGTCAGGCAGACGTCATCAGCCTGCACGTCCCCTACACGAAGGCCACGCACCACCTCATCAACGCAGAGCGGCTGCGGCTGGTCAAGGATACCGCGCTCCTCATCAACACATCCCGGGGCGGCGTGGTGGACATAAGGGCGGTCGCGGGCGCCCTCCGCGAGGGCCGCCTCGGGGGGGTCGCGCTCGATACCTTCGAGGGAGAGCAGGTCTGGATCGAGGAGGAGTTCTCGGGGACTGGCGAGCCCCCGGCGGCTGAACTCAAGGAGGCGCTTGAGAGTTTCGCCATCCTGCACTCTGACCGGGCAATTCTCTCGCCGCACAACGCTTTCAACACCCGCGAGGCGCTCGGGCGGATCCTCGCCACCAGTATCGAGAACATCACGGCCTTCTTTGCCGGGAACCCGCAGAACATCGTTGCCGAGACCTACCTGGTGCCGGCGACGCCGCCGGCCGGGGGTGGGAGAGCATGA